In one Candidatus Atribacteria bacterium ADurb.Bin276 genomic region, the following are encoded:
- the pduL gene encoding Phosphate propanoyltransferase, with amino-acid sequence MDEKNREKNQILTEIITETVYKYLADAGLTLDQDFNIPVEVSNRHVHLTREALDALFGQNYQLTKVRDISQPGEFASDEKVTLVSSKMRVIEGVRIVGPVRAYNQAELTVTDSFILGLSLPTRLSGDVTGSQPITMVGPKGAINLPEGAIRAARHIHMTPEDAEKYQVKNNQRVKVETEGENGVIFKDVIIRVSNKCKLAFHIDIEEANAANIQGTIYCRILYK; translated from the coding sequence ATGGATGAAAAAAATCGAGAAAAAAACCAAATATTAACAGAAATTATAACCGAAACGGTTTATAAGTATTTGGCGGACGCTGGGTTGACTTTGGATCAAGACTTTAACATCCCGGTCGAGGTCTCCAATCGTCATGTGCACCTAACTCGAGAAGCCTTAGATGCTTTATTTGGCCAGAATTATCAGCTAACAAAGGTTCGAGATATATCCCAACCAGGTGAGTTTGCCAGTGATGAAAAGGTGACCTTAGTGAGTTCTAAAATGAGAGTTATTGAAGGTGTCAGGATTGTCGGTCCAGTGAGAGCTTATAATCAAGCTGAATTAACGGTGACCGATAGTTTTATTTTGGGATTAAGTCTTCCGACCCGTTTATCGGGGGATGTAACCGGTTCACAACCTATAACTATGGTGGGTCCAAAGGGAGCAATAAATCTTCCTGAAGGAGCCATCCGGGCTGCTCGCCATATTCATATGACACCTGAAGATGCGGAAAAATATCAAGTAAAAAATAATCAAAGGGTAAAAGTGGAAACCGAAGGAGAAAATGGGGTAATTTTTAAAGATGTAATCATTCGAGTATCGAATAAATGCAAGCTGGCTTTTCATATTGATATTGAAGAAGCCAATGCAGCGAATATTCAAGGAACAATTTATTGCCGAATACTTTACAAGTGA
- the deoC2_3 gene encoding Deoxyribose-phosphate aldolase 2: MNQEELITKITQEVIKRFNEITHTKETTGVKGKGTISECESGIIINSPMDLAPFIDHTLLKPDAKQSQIDQLCQEAIQYHFCSVCIQPFWVSYCAKKLRGTGVKVCTVVGFPLGANDPKSKAYETRQAIEDGAHEIDMVINIGAMKSGNIKMVEDDLRSIKRACRQTTISKAIIETFLLTDDEKVIACQLAKKIGYNFVKTSTGFAGGGATVHDVALMRRTVGPKMGIKAAGGIHNFEEAKAMIAAGATRLGTSSGVKIVNG, encoded by the coding sequence ATGAACCAGGAAGAGCTGATCACGAAAATAACTCAAGAAGTCATTAAAAGGTTCAATGAGATAACTCATACGAAAGAAACAACTGGTGTTAAAGGCAAGGGAACCATCTCTGAATGCGAGAGTGGAATAATAATCAATTCTCCGATGGATCTGGCTCCTTTTATTGATCATACTCTTTTAAAGCCAGATGCCAAACAAAGCCAGATTGATCAACTTTGTCAGGAGGCTATCCAGTATCATTTTTGTTCGGTTTGTATTCAACCTTTTTGGGTGAGTTACTGTGCAAAAAAACTCCGCGGAACTGGTGTTAAAGTGTGTACTGTTGTGGGATTTCCATTAGGGGCGAATGACCCAAAAAGTAAAGCCTATGAAACGAGGCAGGCCATTGAAGATGGAGCCCATGAAATTGATATGGTGATTAATATTGGTGCCATGAAATCAGGAAATATAAAAATGGTGGAAGATGACCTCCGGTCAATCAAGAGGGCTTGTCGTCAAACAACAATTTCCAAAGCTATTATTGAAACCTTTCTTTTAACTGATGATGAAAAAGTTATTGCCTGTCAATTAGCCAAAAAAATTGGATATAATTTTGTTAAAACCTCTACTGGTTTTGCAGGTGGAGGTGCAACAGTTCACGATGTAGCTCTCATGAGAAGAACAGTAGGACCCAAAATGGGAATCAAAGCAGCTGGTGGAATTCATAATTTTGAAGAAGCCAAAGCCATGATTGCAGCTGGAGCAACTCGACTGGGAACAAGTTCTGGTGTAAAAATTGTTAATGGTTAA
- the ywlF_2 gene encoding putative sugar phosphate isomerase YwlF produces the protein MKKDSENSIRILNNIVNGLYSSTVTNQPDALPLNTKEKVLRVAVGSDHGGFEAKEKLKVFLKELGYRVTDVGTYNTESVDYPDFALKVALKVKSGDCERGIMIDGAGIGSSMVCNKVRGIRAALCYDLKTIVNSREHNDANLLTLGGPLHPIEQIYEMVKVWLETRFAGGRHWKRINKMMEVEKKYL, from the coding sequence ATGAAAAAAGATTCGGAAAACTCTATTCGTATCTTGAACAATATAGTTAATGGTTTATATTCTTCTACCGTTACCAATCAACCAGATGCTCTCCCTCTAAATACCAAGGAAAAAGTTTTACGAGTTGCAGTTGGGTCCGATCATGGAGGATTTGAAGCCAAAGAAAAACTGAAAGTTTTTTTAAAAGAGTTGGGTTATCGAGTGACCGATGTTGGGACTTACAATACTGAAAGTGTTGACTATCCTGATTTTGCTCTCAAAGTAGCTTTAAAAGTGAAAAGTGGTGATTGTGAAAGAGGGATTATGATTGATGGAGCTGGAATTGGTTCATCCATGGTTTGTAACAAGGTAAGGGGGATTCGAGCGGCACTATGTTACGACTTAAAAACTATCGTTAATAGCCGTGAGCACAATGATGCAAATCTACTTACGTTAGGTGGCCCACTCCATCCTATTGAACAAATTTATGAAATGGTAAAAGTTTGGTTGGAAACCAGATTTGCTGGTGGAAGGCATTGGAAACGGATTAACAAAATGATGGAAGTTGAAAAAAAGTATTTATAA